The following proteins are encoded in a genomic region of Coffea eugenioides isolate CCC68of chromosome 6, Ceug_1.0, whole genome shotgun sequence:
- the LOC113775196 gene encoding uncharacterized protein LOC113775196: MGGGNKKKFNGKSKSRKPHRNFSSSARGQALFVEGGVLADWSSSFNSSPSREKNLNGGNGVSGSSKRSSNGKGRKGLNSGSGSVSGSGSRSESSKTRGNAIGYVYPSLDAQEGSFANGYEERESKLKNSCPIVLVDSEDTPIVAYVDEGPSKHIQCSEYNYDYTMGFTLDESSHRGLGFHNEAEETTAGIGMSANAEEKEDFYDSSASKEELNVDDENASGDVEDEFLAETLSTAENPGFLSIGGLKIYTRDISDDENDESDGSEEEGLLDEESLESSESEDTTETSDSEESSDSSDIDDEVAADYFEGIGGSENIVDVDQLVGRNRRSSLDNGLLIDRLDDTLEKFGGIALQEASREYGMMKPQSSKRSRVKDSKISAGKSAWSSALDDIMAVKDPRTISGRKKHDAKFPKSWPFEAQKSRKFRNSPGEKKKHRKEMIAIKRRERMLGRGVDLQQINLKLQRMVLDGVEILSFQPMHSRDCSQVQRLASIYRLRSASQGSGKKRFVTVTRTQHTCMPSSSDTVRLEKLIGTNDKDLDFTVYDMDSVKRDRKTPKKTSKGAKSTPDKLQSEENKKKRSGKRGSFAAQPVSFVSSGIMDSDMVEHSAIETSETSDNCQEKKHASSSIKYGAFELHTTGFGSKMMARMGYVEGCGLGKDGQGMAEPIEVLQRPKSLGLGAEIPETSDKLAKKECRPTVSGLSSELPGTSNKLGKKESAQFASFERHTKGFGSKVMAKMGFVEGMGLGKDSQGMIRPLVAVRRPKSRGLGANG; the protein is encoded by the exons ATGGGAGGAGGGAACAAGAAAAAGTTTAATGGTAAATCCAAGAGCCGTAAACCACATAGGAACTTTTCATCATCAGCTCGAGGCCAAGCCCTTTTCGTGGAAGGCGGCGTCTTAGCCGATTGGTCTTCCTCCTTTAATTCTTCTCCCTCCAGAG AGAAGAATTTGAATGGTGGGAATGGAGTCTCTGGTTCTTCCAAGAGGTCTAGCAATGGAAAGGGGAGGAAAGGTTTGAACTCGGGTTCGGGTTCGGTCTCTGGGTCGGGTTCCAGAAGCGAATCTAGCAAGACTAGAGGAAATGCTATTGGTTACGTGTATCCTTCCCTTGACGCTCAG GAAGGTTCATTTGCCAATGGATATGAGGAACGAGAGAGCAAATTAAAAAATTCATGTCCAATCGTTCTGGTTGATTCTGAGGATACCCCGATTGTTGCCTATGTAGATGAGGGTCCCTCCAAGCATATTCAATGCTCGGAATACAATTATGATTACACTATGGGTTTCACATTAGATGAAAGCTCTCATAGAGGTTTAGGTTTCCATAACGAAGCAGAAGAGACTACAGCTGGTATTGGAATGTCTGCCAACGCAGAGGAGAAAGAAGATTTTTATGATTCATCAGCCTCTAAAGAGGAGTTGAATGTTGACGATGAGAATGCCAGTGGTGATGTTGAAGACGAATTTCTTGCTGAGACATTGTCTACCGCGGAGAATCCGGGATTTTTATCTATAGGTGGCTTGAAAATATATACACGAGATATCTcagatgatgaaaatgatgaaagtgatGGAAGTGAAGAAGAAGGATTGCTGGATGAGGAAAGCTTGGAGTCTTCTGAATCAGAGGATACCACCGAAACATCTGATAGTGAAGAATCATCTGATAGTTCAGATATTGATGATGAGGTTGCTGCAGATTACTTTGAAGGCATTGGTGGGAGTGAAAATATTGTAGATGTTGATCAGCTGGTGGGACGAAATCGTCGTTCATCGCTTGATAATGGTCTTCTCATTGATAGACTTGACGACACCTTGGAAAAGTTTGGAGGCATTGCCCTTCAAGAGGCATCACGAGAATATGGCATGATGAAGCCTCAATCAAGTAAAAGGTCTCGTGTCAAAGATAGCAAAATTTCAGCTGGCAAGTCTGCCTGGTCATCAGCTTTGGATGACATAATGGCTGTAAAGGATCCAAGAACTATTTCTGGAAGAAAGAAGCATgatgccaaatttccaaagtcATGGCCATTTGAGGCCCAAAAGAGTAGAAAATTTCGGAATTCTCCTG GTGAGAAGAAGAAGCATCGAAAGGAAATGATTGCAATCAAGCGTCGGGAGAGAATGCTGGGCCGCGGGGTTGATCTCCAGCAAATAAATTTG AAACTGCAGCGGATGGTTTTGGATGGAGTTGAGATTTTATCATTCCAGCCAATGCATTCTCGAGATTGTTCCCAG GTCCAAAGGCTGGCATCAATATACCGCTTAAGAAGTGCTTCTCAAGGTTCTGGTAAGAAAAG ATTTGTGACAGTTACAAGAACACAACATACTTGTATGCCATCTTCCAGTGATACAGTTCGTTTAGAGAAG TTGATAGGAACTAATGACAAGGATTTGGATTTCACTGTCTACGACATGGACTCAGTGAAGAGAGATAGGAAAACTCCTAAGAAGACTTCAAAAGGAGCCAAGTCAACTCCGGATAAATTGCAATCTGAAGAGAACAAAAAGAAACGAAGTGGGAAACGGGGCTCTTTTGCTGCTCAACCTGTGTCCTTTGTTTCCAGTGGTATAATGGATTCGGATATGGTTGAGCACTCGGCAATTGAAACGAGCGAGACAAGTGATAATTGCCAAGAAAAGAAACATGCTTCCAGTTCAATAAAATATGGTGCTTTTGAACTGCATACTACAGGTTTTGGCTCGAAGATGATGGCTAGGATGGGATATGTAGAAGGATGCGGCTTGGGAAAGGATGGCCAAGGTATGGCTGAGCCCATTGAAGTTCTCCAACGTCCTAAATCGCTTGGATTAGGTGCTGAGATTCCTGAAACAAGTGATAAATTGGCAAAAAAGGAATGCCGACCAACAGTATCAGGGCTGTCTTCTGAACTCCCGGGGACGAGTaataaattgggaaaaaaagaaTCTGCACAATTTGCATCTTTTGAGAGGCATACAAAGGGATTTGGGTCAAAAGTGATGGCAAAGATGGGTTTTGTTGAAGGCATGGGCCTAGGGAAAGATTCACAAGGTATGATTAGACCTCTGGTTGCAGTAAGACGTCCAAAATCCCGAGGATTGGGTGCCAATGGTTAA